One Solanum pennellii chromosome 10, SPENNV200 genomic region harbors:
- the LOC107001804 gene encoding subtilisin-like protease SBT1.7: MDLKFISTILCFVLLHSSKTFGDNFTNRSDLETYIVHLEFPDQLFSISKDLLLWHQSFLPTNSNHSSRILYSYRHVFNGFAAMLSSDEVTEMEKKPGFVSARPEQLFQLHSTHSPSFLGLHQNVGLWNASNSGKGVIIGILDCGIDPQHPSFNDNGMPNPPLKWKGKCEFNVTTYCNKKLIGARNFVQSDRFPTDNYGHGTHTSSTAAGNFVDGANFYGNANGTAVGIAPRAHVAMYKVCDAFYCLEYKILAGLDAAIEDGVDVISISIGFGHFRSPLYDDNIAIGTYSAMEKGIFVSCSAGNGGPRSGTVENGAPWILTVGASTTDRKISAVAVLGNGAEYEGESGFQPTNFSRKLLPLVNGTNCELFNTSDVKGKIVLCDSSSVLSRKDIGRIVKKTGGAGMILMNEKYAGSTTFSEYDAIPTTQISYNDGQEITNYMKSTSTPVATITFKGTKIGDKHAPTVAYFSSRGPCMQSQGILKPDIIGPGVNILAAWPISIGGETTSLTFNILSGTSMSCPLLAGVAALLKSAHPDWSPAAIKSAIMTTADIINLGNDPIQDETLEPADLLTIGSGHVNPSRANDPGLIYDIQPEDYIPYLCGLNYTNDQVSAIVRKKVHCTSSIPQSELNYPSFSIPTESSPQTYTRTVTNVGEASSSYIVKVFGLKGIEVTVQPKILKFTALNQKTSYNLTVKSLDVTGHSQGYIIWSSDRHSVRSPIKVFPQNSVI, translated from the coding sequence ATGGATCTGAAATTCATCTCTACCATTCTCTGCTTTGTCCTGCTTCATTCATCAAAAACATTTGGTGATAATTTCACTAATCGAAGTGATTTAGAAACTTATATAGTACATCTTGAATTTCCTGATCAACTTTTCTCAATTTCCAAAGATCTACTTCTCTGGCATCAATCATTTTTGCCTACAAATTCGAATCACTCATCGCGCATTCTATATTCTTATCGTCATGTGTTCAATGGTTTTGCTGCTATGTTGTCATCAGACGAAGTGACAGAAATGGAAAAGAAGCCAGGTTTTGTGTCAGCACGTCCTGAACAATTATTTCAGTTGCACTCCACACACAGTCCAAGTTTCCTAGGCTTGCACCAGAATGTTGGTTTGTGGAATGCATCGAATTCAGGTAAAGGTGTGATTATTGGTATATTAGATTGTGGAATTGATCCTCAACATCCTTCATTTAATGATAATGGAATGCCTAATCCACCACTTAAATGGAAAGGCAAATGTGAGTTCAATGTTACAACTTATTGTAACAAGAAGCTTATTGGAGCAAGAAATTTTGTGCAATCGGATAGGTTCCCTACAGATAATTATGGACACGGGACACATACTTCAAGCACAGCCGCGGGAAACTTTGTGGATGGTGCCAATTTTTATGGTAATGCTAATGGCACGGCTGTTGGCATTGCGCCCCGAGCCCATGTAGCCATGTATAAAGTCTGTGATGCATTTTATTGTCTAGAATACAAGATTTTAGCTGGTCTTGATGCTGCAATTGAAGACGGTGTGGATGTGATTTCTATTTCAATTGGATTCGGACACTTCCGGTCTCctttatatgatgataatatagCTATTGGCACGTATAGCGCGATGGAGAAGGGGATTTTTGTAAGTTGCAGTGCAGGAAATGGTGGACCACGTAGTGGTACTGTGGAAAATGGAGCCCCGTGGATTCTCACAGTTGGTGCTAGCACAACAGATAGAAAGATAAGTGCAGTTGCAGTTTTGGGTAACGGAGCTGAGTATGAAGGCGAATCAGGTTTCCAACCAACGAATTTTTCGCGAAAATTGTTACCACTTGTGAATGGTACGAATTGTGAATTGTTCAACACAAGCGATGTCAAGGGTAAAATAGTGTTGTGTGATTCAAGCAGTGTCTTGTCTAGAAAAGACATAGGACGAATAGTGAAAAAAACCGGTGGTGCTGGCATGATTCTCATGAATGAAAAGTATGCTGGTTCTACAACATTCTCAGAATATGATGCCATTCCCACGACACAGATTAGTTACAACGACGGACAAGAGATCACAAACTATATGAAATCAACATCAACACCAGTTGCAACAATAACATTCAAGGGaacgaagattggagacaagCACGCCCCAACGGTTGCTTACTTTTCTTCTAGGGGACCATGTATGCAGAGTCAGGGCATACTAAAGCCGGACATTATTGGCCCTGGAGTGAATATCCTTGCAGCATGGCCAATCTCTATAGGAGGTGAGACAACATCATTGACATTTAACATTCTTTCTGGAACGTCGATGTCTTGCCCTCTCCTTGCAGGAGTTGCAGCATTGTTAAAAAGCGCACATCCAGATTGGTCTCCAGCTGCAATTAAATCCGCAATCATGACCACAGCTGATATCATCAACCTTGGAAACGATCCAATTCAGGACGAGACTCTTGAACCTGCTGATCTACTTACAATCGGATCAGGGCATGTAAATCCCTCAAGAGCAAATGATCCAGGACTCATTTATGACATCCAGCCTGAAGATTACATCCCATACTTATGTGGCTTGAACTATACCAATGATCAAGTCAGTGCCATTGTAAGAAAGAAGGTACATTGTACGTCAAGTATACCTCAATCAGAGTTGAACTATCCGTCATTTTCTATTCCTACGGAATCAAGTCCTCAAACTTATACAAGGACTGTGACTAACGTCGGAGAAGCAAGTTCATCttacattgttaaagtatttGGGCTCAAAGGCATCGAGGTGACTGTTCAAcctaaaatcttgaaatttacCGCGTTGAATCAGAAGACGTCGTATAATTTAACAGTTAAGTCATTAGATGTTACAGGACATTCCCAAGGATACATAATTTGGTCTTCTGATAGGCATTCTGTTAGAAGTCCAATAAAAGTATTTCCTCAAAACAGTGTGATTTAA
- the LOC107001805 gene encoding subtilisin-like protease SBT1.8: MDLKFISTILCFVLLHSSKTFGDHFTNQSDLETYIVYLESPDQLFSNSEDLLLWHQSFLPTNSNHSSRILYSYRHVFNGFAAMLSSDEVKEMEKKPGFLSARPDRLFQLHSTHSPNFLGLHQNVGLWNASNSGKGVIIGILDSGIDPQHPSFNDNGMPNPPLKWKGKCEFNVTNCNKKLIGARNFVQPGEFPIDEYGHGTHTSSTAAGNFVDGANFYGNANGTAVGIAPRAHVAMYKVCGGILCRVWMILVGIDVAIEDGVDIIVVPFGLGHPPFYDDAIAISTYSAMEKGIFVSCSAGNKGPDSGTVMNGAPWILTVGASTTDRKISAVAVLGNGSEYEGESAFQPTNFSRKLLPLVNGEDCESLNRSNVEGKIVLCYTSVHLSSYSKGARVKNAGGAGMILINKKYRGSTTFSDYYVVPTTQVGYNDGQEIINYMKSTSTPVGTISFRGTTFGDKHAPTVTYYSSRGPFMPSQGILKPDIIGPGLNILAAWPIPKEGQMFQILSGTSISCPLLAGVAALLKSAHPDWSPAAIKSAIMTTADIINLRNDPIQDETLEPADLLTIGSGHVNPSRANDPGLVYDIQPEDYFPYLCGLNYTDDQISLIVSKKVHCTTSIPQSELNYPSFSIPTKSSPQTYTRTVTNVGEASSSYTVKVFGLKGVEVTVQPKILKFTALNQKASYNVTVKSLDVTGHSQGYIIWSSDRHSVRSPIIVFPHISVM, encoded by the coding sequence ATGGATCTGAAATTCATCTCTACCATTCTCTGCTTTGTCCTGCTTCATTCATCAAAAACATTTGGTGATCATTTCACTAATCAAAGTGATTTAGAAACTTATATAGTATACCTTGAATCTCCTGATCAACTTTTCTCAAATTCAGAAGATTTACTTCTCTGGCATCAATCATTTTTGCCAACAAATTCGAATCACTCATCGCGCATTTTGTATTCTTATCGTCATGTGTTCAATGGTTTTGCTGCTATGTTGTCATCGGACGAAGTGAAAGAAATGGAAAAGAAGCCCGGTTTCTTGTCAGCACGTCCTGACCGATTATTTCAGTTGCACTCCACACACAGTCCAAATTTCCTAGGCTTGCACCAGAATGTTGGTTTGTGGAATGCATCAAATTCAGGTAAAGGTGTGATTATCGGTATATTAGATAGTGGAATTGATCCTCAACATCCTTCATTTAATGATAATGGGATGCCTAATCCCCCACTTAAATGGAAAGGTAAATGTGAGTTTAATGTTACAAATTGTAATAAGAAGCTTATTGGAGCAAGAAATTTTGTGCAACCGGGTGAGTTTCCTATAGATGAATACGGCCACGGGACACATACTTCAAGCACAGCTGCGGGGAACTTTGTGGATGGTGCCAATTTTTATGGTAATGCTAATGGCACCGCTGTTGGCATTGCGCCCCGAGCCCATGTGGCCATGTACAAAGTCTGTGGGGGAATTTTGTGTAGAGTATGGATGATTTTAGTTGGTATTGATGTTGCAATTGAAGACGGTGTGGATATCATTGTCGTTCCATTCGGGTTAGGACATCCGCCTTTTTATGATGACGCTATAGCTATTAGCACATATAGCGCAATGGAGAAAGGGATTTTTGTAAGTTGCTCTGCAGGAAATAAAGGACCAGATAGTGGTACTGTGATGAACGGGGCCCCGTGGATTCTCACAGTTGGTGCTAGCACAACAGATAGAAAGATAAGTGCGGTTGCAGTTTTGGGTAATGGATCTGAGTATGAAGGTGAATCAGCCTTCCAACCAACAAATTTTTCTCGAAAATTGTTACCACTTGTGAACGGTGAGGATTGTGAATCATTGAATAGAAGCAACGTCGAGGGTAAAATAGTGTTGTGTTATACAAGTGTTCACTTGTCTAGCTATTCCAAAGGAGCAAGAGTGAAAAATGCCGGTGGTGCTGGCATGATTctcataaacaaaaagtatcgtgGCTCTACAACATTCTCAGATTATTATGTTGTTCCCACGACACAGGTTGGTTACAACGATGGACAAGAGATCATAAACTATATGAAATCAACATCAACACCCGTTGGAACGATATCATTCAGGGGAACAACATTTGGTGACAAGCATGCGCCAACAGTTACTTACTATTCTTCTAGGGGACCATTTATGCCGAGTCAGGGCATACTAAAGCCGGACATTATTGGCCCTGGATTGAATATCCTTGCAGCGTGGCCAATCCCTAAAGAAGGCCAGATGTTTCAAATCCTTTCTGGAACGTCCATTTCTTGCCCTCTCCTTGCAGGAGTTGCAGCATTGTTAAAGAGCGCACATCCAGATTGGTCCCCGGCTGCAATCAAATCCGCAATCATGACCACAGCTGATATCATCAACCTTCGAAACGATCCAATTCAAGACGAGACACTTGAACCTGCTGATCTACTTACAATAGGATCAGGGCACGTGAATCCATCAAGAGCAAATGATCCAGGACTCGTTTATGACATCCAGCCTGAAGATTACTTCCCATACTTATGTGGCTTGAACTATACAGATGATCAAATCAGTCTCATTGTGAGTAAGAAGGTACATTGTACAACAAGCATACCTCAATCAGAGTTGAACTATCCGTCATTTTCTATTCCTACGAAATCAAGTCCTCAAACTTATACAAGGACTGTGACTAACGTTGGAGAAGCAAGTTCATCTTACACAGTTAAAGTATTTGGGCTCAAAGGCGTCGAGGTGACTGTTCAAcctaaaatcttgaaatttacAGCGTTGAATCAGAAGGCGTCGTATAATGTAACAGTTAAGTCATTAGATGTTACAGGTCATTCCCAAGGATACATAATTTGGTCTTCTGATAGGCACTCTGTAAGAAGTCCAATAATAGTATTTCCCCATATCAGTGTGATGTAA
- the LOC107002586 gene encoding enolase-like, whose amino-acid sequence MATIKSIKARQIFDSRGNPTVEVDVYLSNGLWERAAVPSGASTGIYEALELRDGGSEYLGKGVSKAVNNVNSIIGPALIGKDPTDQTGLDNYMVHQLDGTQNEWGWCKQKLGANAILAVSLAVCKAGAAVKKIPLYKHIANLAGNKKLVLPVPAFNVINGGSHAGNKLAMQEFMILPVGASSFKEAMKMGCEVYHHLKAVIKKKYGQDATNVGDEGGFAPNIQENKEGLELLKTAIEKAGYTGKVVIGMDVAASEFYGKDKTYDLNFKEENNNGSQKISGDQLKDLYKSFVSEYPIVSIEDPFDQDDWETYAKLTAEIGQKVQIVGDDLLVTNPKRVAKAISEKTCNALLLKVNQIGSVTESIEAVKMSKQAGWGVMTSHRSGETEDTFIADLAVGLSTGQIKTGAPCRSERLAKYNQLLRIEEELGSDAVYAGASFRAPVEPY is encoded by the exons ATGGCAACTATCAAATCCATCAAGGCTCGTCAGATCTTCGATAGCCGTGGTAATCCAACGGTTGAG GTTGATGTTTATCTGTCAAATGGCCTCTGGGAGAGAGCTGCAGTTCCTAGCGGCGCATCAACAG GAATATATGAAGCCCTTGAATTGAGAGATGGAGGGTCTGAGTACCTTGGGAAAGGTGTTTCAAAG GCCGTAAACAATGTCAACTCAATCATTGGCCCTGCTCTTATTGGCAAG GACCCGACCGATCAGACTGGTCTCGATAACTACATGGTTCATCAACTAGATGGAACTCAAAATGAGTGGGGTTGGTGCAAGCAAAAG CTTGGTGCAAATGCCATCCTTGCTGTGTCACTTGCAGTCTGTAAAGCTGGTGCTGCTGTCAAGAAGATTCCACTTTATAAG CATATTGCCAATTTGGCAGGTAACAAAAAGTTGGTTTTGCCTGTTCCTGCTTTCAACGTCATCAATGGTGGGTCCCATGCTGGAAACAAACTTGCAATGCAG GAATTTATGATTCTTCCTGTTGGAGCTTCTAGTTTTAAGGAGGCCATGAAGATGGGCTGTGAAGTGTATCACCATTTGAAG GCTGTGATTAAGAAGAAATATGGCCAGGATGCAACAAATGTTGGTGATGAGGGTGGTTTCGCTCCTAATATCCAG gagaacaaggagggtctTGAATTGCTCAAGACTGCCATCGAAAAAGCAGGTTATACTGGAAAA GTTGTCATCGGAATGGATGTTGCAGCATCTGAATTCTATGGAAAGGACAAAACTTATGATTTGAACTTCAAAGAAGAG AACAACAATGGCTCCCAAAAGATCTCAGGTGACCAGCTCAAAGATTTGTACAAGTCATTTGTGTCTGAGTACCCTATTGTTTCGATAGAAGATCCATTTGACCAAGATGACTGGGAGACCTATGCTAAGCTCACTGCTGAAATTGGGCAGAAAGTACAAATTGTAGGAGATGACCTTCTTGTCACCAATCCTAAG AGAGTGGCCAAGGCAATCAGTGAAAAGACTTGCAATGCACTTCTTCTTAAG GTTAACCAAATTGGCAGCGTGACTGAGAGTATCGAAGCTGTGAAAATGTCTAAGCAAGCTGGTTGGGGTGTAATGACTAGCCACCGCAG TGGAGAGACGGAGGATACCTTCATTGCTGATCTTGCTGTTGGTTTGTCAACG GGACAAATCAAGACCGGAGCTCCCTGCAGATCAGAACGTCTTGCAAAGTACAACCAG CTCTTGAGAATTGAAGAGGAACTTGGTTCAGATGCTGTATATGCCGGAGCAAGCTTCCGCGCCCCTGTTGAACCGTACTAA
- the LOC107031948 gene encoding histone deacetylase HDT1-like, translating to MEFWGAEVKSGQPLSVQPGDDMVLHLSQASLGEVKKDKASEPVCLSVTIDGKKLVLGTLSLDKLPQQQFDLVFDRDFELSHNWKNGSVYFFGYKAANPFEDEEDVDEDEDESDEEIPLTIANNGKTEAKDSAKDSASTKQKVRVIEFSKVDKAEDKDETTDESADEDDSMMGEDEEGDSDEDQSDESEEETPKKAEPSRKRPADSAAKTPVPDKKTKFLTPQKTDGKKGAVHVATPHPSKQAGKTPGNKPNQTPKSGGSLACKTCNRTFGSENALESHSKAKHSAGK from the exons ATGGAATTTTGGG GTGCGGAGGTGAAAAGTGGACAACCTTTATCTGTACAGCCTGGAGATGACATGGTTTTGCATCTTTCACAG gcATCTCTTGGTGAGGTGAAAAAGGATAAAGCATCAGAACCTGTATGCTTGTCTGTAACTATTGATGGCAAGAAGCTTGTTCTTGGCACACTCAGCTTAGATAAGCTGCCTCAACAACAATTTGACCTGGTTTTTGATAGAGACTTTGAACTATCACACAACTGGAAAAATGGTAGCGTCTACTTTTTTGGATACAAGGCTGCCAACCCATTTGAGGA TGAGGAGGATgtagatgaagatgaagatg AGTCTGATGAGGAAATACCCCTCACAATTGCAAACAATG GAAAGACTGAAGCCAAGGATAGTGCAAAGGATTCTGCTTCAACTAAGCAGAAGGTGAGGGTTATAGAGTTTAGTAAAGTTGACAAGGCGGAAGATAAAGATGAGACCACTGATGAGTCTGCGGATGAAGATGATTCTATGATGGGGGAG GATGAAGAAGGTGATAGTGATGAAGATCAGTCTGATGAGAGTGAGGAGGAGACACCAAAGAAG GCTGAACCTAGTAGAAAGAGACCTGCAGATTCTGCTGCAAAAACACCTGTTCCTGATAAAAAGACGAAATTCTTAACTCCTCAAAAGACTG ATGGTAAGAAAGGTGCTGTTCATGTGGCAACCCCTCACCCCTCAAAACAGGCTGGTAAGACTCCTGGAAACAAGCCAAACCAGACTCCAAAATCTGGCGGATCACTTGCCTGCAAGACATGCAACAG GACTTTTGGTTCTGAAAATGCTCTGGAATCTCACTCGAAAGCTAAGCACAGCGCTGGAAAGTAA